A single Thermosynechococcus vestitus BP-1 DNA region contains:
- a CDS encoding CBS domain-containing protein — protein sequence MTALVRDYMTPNPFTISADAPISEAVRLMEEKQVRGLPVVDDKGKLVGLVSEADLIVREAPLEPPLYITFLGSIIYFESPESFHQHLKKTLGQQVQDVMTPNPHTINVDAPISEAARLMVNHHISRLPVLNDQGELVGIISRHDLLRALHAQEASA from the coding sequence ATGACCGCTCTCGTCCGTGATTACATGACCCCCAACCCCTTTACCATTTCCGCCGATGCCCCGATTTCTGAGGCAGTTCGTCTCATGGAAGAAAAACAGGTGCGCGGCCTCCCCGTCGTGGATGATAAGGGCAAATTGGTGGGATTGGTTTCTGAAGCTGACTTGATCGTGCGCGAAGCCCCCTTAGAGCCGCCGTTATACATCACTTTCCTAGGGAGCATCATTTACTTTGAGTCTCCAGAATCTTTTCATCAACACCTCAAGAAAACCCTCGGTCAACAGGTGCAGGATGTCATGACCCCCAACCCCCACACGATTAACGTCGATGCACCCATTTCCGAGGCAGCTCGCCTCATGGTCAATCACCACATTAGTCGCCTACCGGTTTTGAACGATCAGGGGGAGTTGGTGGGCATCATTAGCCGCCATGATCTGTTGCGAGCCTTGCATGCCCAAGAGGCCTCTGCGTGA
- the aroH gene encoding chorismate mutase codes for MEEHTVGWRVRAIRGATTATENSIPAIREAVLELLGEIERRNALDFSEVISVTFSVTRDLDQIFPAAIARECPHWRNVPLLDVQQMHVEGGLPRCIRCLIYFNTPNPDQPIYHAYLRHAQSLRPDLAMHGDYHPLELSSHSLG; via the coding sequence ATGGAGGAGCACACTGTGGGCTGGCGCGTCCGAGCAATTCGTGGAGCAACTACCGCCACTGAAAATTCAATTCCCGCAATCCGTGAGGCGGTTTTGGAACTCCTCGGCGAGATTGAGCGGCGCAATGCCCTTGATTTCTCGGAAGTCATTAGTGTTACCTTTTCTGTCACCCGTGACCTCGATCAGATCTTTCCGGCGGCGATCGCCCGTGAATGCCCCCATTGGCGCAACGTTCCCCTCCTCGATGTTCAGCAAATGCACGTAGAGGGAGGCCTGCCTCGCTGTATCCGCTGCTTGATTTACTTCAACACCCCCAACCCGGATCAACCGATTTACCATGCCTACCTGCGCCATGCTCAAAGCCTACGTCCCGATCTGGCCATGCATGGTGACTACCATCCCCTCGAACTGTCCTCCCATTCCCTAGGTTAA
- the sppA gene encoding signal peptide peptidase SppA, translating to MPWPLSRGYRRQIARLEITGAIAGSTRRRVLKALKTIEERGYPALLVRIDSPGGTVGDSQEIYAALKRLQSKMKIVASFGNISASGGVYIGMGAQHIMANPGTITGSIGVILRGNNLQRLLDKVGVSFKVIKSGPYKDILAFDRDLTEEEIRILQDLIDTSYQQFVQTVAEGRNLDVETVRSFADGRVFTGEQALALGLVDRLGTEEDARRWLAELAGLDPDKTKVQTIEEPKSPLARLFPRQQERFPFPWQAGLDWLEFEMATNGLPLWLYRP from the coding sequence ATGCCTTGGCCCTTATCCCGTGGTTACCGTCGTCAAATTGCCCGCCTCGAAATTACAGGGGCGATCGCTGGGAGTACTCGCCGGCGTGTCCTCAAAGCCCTGAAAACCATTGAAGAACGGGGCTACCCGGCGCTGCTTGTGCGCATTGACAGTCCCGGCGGTACCGTAGGCGACTCCCAAGAAATCTATGCTGCCCTCAAGCGCTTGCAGTCGAAAATGAAAATCGTGGCCAGTTTTGGCAATATCTCTGCCTCTGGCGGGGTCTATATCGGCATGGGGGCACAGCACATCATGGCCAACCCCGGCACCATTACCGGCAGTATTGGCGTCATCCTGCGGGGCAACAATTTGCAACGACTCCTCGATAAGGTGGGGGTCTCCTTCAAGGTGATCAAGTCTGGTCCCTACAAGGATATCCTTGCTTTTGATCGCGACCTCACGGAGGAGGAAATCCGCATTCTTCAAGACCTGATTGACACCAGCTATCAGCAATTTGTCCAAACCGTGGCCGAAGGCCGCAACCTCGATGTGGAAACGGTGCGCAGTTTTGCCGATGGCCGTGTTTTTACTGGTGAGCAGGCCCTTGCCCTAGGACTCGTCGATCGCTTGGGCACTGAGGAGGATGCCCGTCGCTGGCTAGCGGAACTGGCGGGCCTTGACCCCGACAAAACCAAGGTGCAAACTATCGAAGAACCCAAATCCCCCTTGGCTCGGTTGTTTCCGCGTCAGCAGGAACGGTTCCCCTTCCCGTGGCAAGCGGGTCTGGACTGGTTGGAATTTGAAATGGCGACCAATGGACTTCCCCTATGGCTCTATCGCCCCTAA